One genomic region from Gopherus flavomarginatus isolate rGopFla2 chromosome 20, rGopFla2.mat.asm, whole genome shotgun sequence encodes:
- the LOC127037984 gene encoding trypsin-like: MKLLGLVLLLVTGATVQDIPRMLRGFQCQEHSHPWIVALFDGVRFRCTGTLIDRQWVVTAARCNTGRTLNVRLGEHNLWHLDWSEQLIISSRLIPHPLYNRSTSQNNIMLVKLLAPAILNRDVKPLPLPRNCPRPDSTCVLSGWGSSVFQKAQQSPDQPLCTRQLLHSDILLCGNITVLADAQCQHSHPNRITPNMICAGVVHGGTDSCQGDPGSPLVCQRELQGIASWGFEGCSRPNQTGVFVKVCNYLTWLQDTMRSG, translated from the exons ATGAAGCTGCTGGGCCTCGTGCTGCTGTTGGTAActgggg ccacggTGCAGGACATCCCCCGGATGCTGCGGGGTTTCCAGTGCCAGGAGCACTCCCATCCATGGATCGTGGCGCTTTTTGATGGGGTCCGTTTCCGGTGCACCGGCACCCTGATAGACAGGCAGTGGGTGGTGACGGCTGCTCGGTGCAACACTGGCCG CACCCTGAACGTCCGCCTCGGGGAGCACAACCTCTGGCATCTAGACTGGTCAGAGCAGCTGATCATAAGCTCCCGGCTCATCCCGCACCCCTTGTACAACAGAAGCACCAGCCAAAACAACATCATGCTGGTGAAACTCCTGGCGCCGGCCATCCTGAACCGTGATGTCAAGCCGCTCCCGCTGCCCAGGAACTGCCCCAGGCCCGATTCGACCTGTGTGCTTTCCGGGTGGGGCAGCAGCGTCTTCCAGAAAG CCCAACAGTCTCCCGACCAGCCTCTCTGCACCCGCCAGCTGCTGCACTCCGACATCCTGCTCTGTGGGAATATCACGGTTCTGGCTGATGCCCAGTGTCAGCACAGCCACCCCAACCGCATCACCCCCAACATGATCTGTGCCGGTGTGGTCCACGGGGGCACTGACTCCTGCCAG GGAGACCCCGGCTCGCCGCTTGTCTGCCAGAGAGAACTTCAGGGCATCGCCTCCTGGGGCTTCGAAGGATGCTCCCGGCCCAACCAGACGGGTGTGTTCGTTAAGGTGTGCAACTACTTGACTTGGCTGCAGGACACCATGAGGTCTGGCTGA